One genomic window of Salvia miltiorrhiza cultivar Shanhuang (shh) chromosome 4, IMPLAD_Smil_shh, whole genome shotgun sequence includes the following:
- the LOC131019809 gene encoding uncharacterized protein LOC131019809 isoform X14: MEELAADRGIEEVFKFRATEKDYKLVKEDDIDSEMEGFDGRRRIDAAKSRRQMMRRSSVMAKQVISIRSALTLGFVTQLWVDTSSWVVMVVEVKPSLLSGDSERFLLKEITQVGDVVLVEDEIVMEDDTKLIGLETLVRGYTFSISSGTLESLELDSFGISIIPSSLVSTYALSVDDVLEVFPDTVVVRDAAVSRLQRLTKGFWDGKNKELEEQLDGEGYAERQRKSRKSRRNRRKSVDDDWELPMDFL; this comes from the exons ATGGAGGAGCTGGCTGCAGATAGAGGAATCGAGGAAGTCTTCAAGTTTAGAGCTACCGAGAAAGATTATAAATTGGTGAAGGAGGATGATATTGATTCGGAAATGGAGGGATTCGACGGTAGGCGCAGAATTGATGCGGCGAAGAGCAGGAGGCAGATGATGAGGAGATCGAGCGTTATGGCGAAGCAAGTTATCAGCATTCGCTCCGCTCTCACTTTGGGTTTCGTGACTCAGCTATGGGTCGACACCAGCTCA TGGGTTGTAATGGTTGTGGAAGTGAAGCCAAGCTTACTTTCAGGAGACTCTGAAAGGTTTCTTTTGAAGGAGATCACACAG GTGGGAGATGTTGTACTTGTTGAGGATGAGATTGTGATGGAAGATGATACTAAGTTGATTGGACTGGAGACATTG GTGCGTGGCTACACCTTTAGTATCAGTTCAGGCACGTTGGAATCACTTGAGCTCGACTCATTTGGAATTTCCATTATCCCCTCGAGTTTG GTAAGCACCTATGCTTTATCTGTGGATGATGTGCTGGAAGTTTTCCCCGACACGGTTGTTGTTCGTGATGCTGCTGTATCACGCTTACAAAGACTAACCAAG GGGTTTTGGGATGGGAAGAACAAGGAGTTGGAAGAACAATTGGATGGTGAGGGTTATGCAGAAAGACAACGTAAAAGTCGAAAATCGCGCAGAAATAGAAGAAAATCAGTAGATGATGATTGGGAGCTACCCATGGACTTTTTATGA
- the LOC131019809 gene encoding uncharacterized protein LOC131019809 isoform X13 produces the protein MEELAADRGIEEVFKFRATEKDYKLVKEDDIDSEMEGFDGRRRIDAAKSRRQMMRRSSVMAKQVISIRSALTLGFVTQLWVDTSSWVVMVVEVKPSLLSGDSERFLLKEITQVGDVVLVEDEIVMEDDTKLIGLETLVGYTVTTRRRQTIGKVRGYTFSISSGTLESLELDSFGISIIPSSLVSTYALSVDDVLEVFPDTVVVRDAAVSRLQRLTKGFWDGKNKELEEQLDGEGYAERQRKSRKSRRNRRKSVDDDWELPMDFL, from the exons ATGGAGGAGCTGGCTGCAGATAGAGGAATCGAGGAAGTCTTCAAGTTTAGAGCTACCGAGAAAGATTATAAATTGGTGAAGGAGGATGATATTGATTCGGAAATGGAGGGATTCGACGGTAGGCGCAGAATTGATGCGGCGAAGAGCAGGAGGCAGATGATGAGGAGATCGAGCGTTATGGCGAAGCAAGTTATCAGCATTCGCTCCGCTCTCACTTTGGGTTTCGTGACTCAGCTATGGGTCGACACCAGCTCA TGGGTTGTAATGGTTGTGGAAGTGAAGCCAAGCTTACTTTCAGGAGACTCTGAAAGGTTTCTTTTGAAGGAGATCACACAG GTGGGAGATGTTGTACTTGTTGAGGATGAGATTGTGATGGAAGATGATACTAAGTTGATTGGACTGGAGACATTG GTAGGATACACTGTTACAACGCGAAGACGTCAAACTATTGGCAAG GTGCGTGGCTACACCTTTAGTATCAGTTCAGGCACGTTGGAATCACTTGAGCTCGACTCATTTGGAATTTCCATTATCCCCTCGAGTTTG GTAAGCACCTATGCTTTATCTGTGGATGATGTGCTGGAAGTTTTCCCCGACACGGTTGTTGTTCGTGATGCTGCTGTATCACGCTTACAAAGACTAACCAAG GGGTTTTGGGATGGGAAGAACAAGGAGTTGGAAGAACAATTGGATGGTGAGGGTTATGCAGAAAGACAACGTAAAAGTCGAAAATCGCGCAGAAATAGAAGAAAATCAGTAGATGATGATTGGGAGCTACCCATGGACTTTTTATGA
- the LOC131019809 gene encoding uncharacterized protein LOC131019809 isoform X9 codes for MEELAADRGIEEVFKFRATEKDYKLVKEDDIDSEMEGFDGRRRIDAAKSRRQMMRRSSVMAKQVISIRSALTLGFVTQLWVDTSSWVVMVVEVKPSLLSGDSERFLLKEITQVVLEIQFELHCNSSSFYFYPHQIWEVIKLMQMVGDVVLVEDEIVMEDDTKLIGLETLVGYTVTTRRRQTIGKVRGYTFSISSGTLESLELDSFGISIIPSSLVSTYALSVDDVLEVFPDTVVVRDAAVSRLQRLTKGFWDGKNKELEEQLDGEGYAERQRKSRKSRRNRRKSVDDDWELPMDFL; via the exons ATGGAGGAGCTGGCTGCAGATAGAGGAATCGAGGAAGTCTTCAAGTTTAGAGCTACCGAGAAAGATTATAAATTGGTGAAGGAGGATGATATTGATTCGGAAATGGAGGGATTCGACGGTAGGCGCAGAATTGATGCGGCGAAGAGCAGGAGGCAGATGATGAGGAGATCGAGCGTTATGGCGAAGCAAGTTATCAGCATTCGCTCCGCTCTCACTTTGGGTTTCGTGACTCAGCTATGGGTCGACACCAGCTCA TGGGTTGTAATGGTTGTGGAAGTGAAGCCAAGCTTACTTTCAGGAGACTCTGAAAGGTTTCTTTTGAAGGAGATCACACAGGTTGTTCTTGAGATACAGTTTGAATTGCATTGCAATTCATCATCATTTTATTTCTATCCCCATCAAATTTGGGAGGTTATTAAATTAATGCAAATG GTGGGAGATGTTGTACTTGTTGAGGATGAGATTGTGATGGAAGATGATACTAAGTTGATTGGACTGGAGACATTG GTAGGATACACTGTTACAACGCGAAGACGTCAAACTATTGGCAAG GTGCGTGGCTACACCTTTAGTATCAGTTCAGGCACGTTGGAATCACTTGAGCTCGACTCATTTGGAATTTCCATTATCCCCTCGAGTTTG GTAAGCACCTATGCTTTATCTGTGGATGATGTGCTGGAAGTTTTCCCCGACACGGTTGTTGTTCGTGATGCTGCTGTATCACGCTTACAAAGACTAACCAAG GGGTTTTGGGATGGGAAGAACAAGGAGTTGGAAGAACAATTGGATGGTGAGGGTTATGCAGAAAGACAACGTAAAAGTCGAAAATCGCGCAGAAATAGAAGAAAATCAGTAGATGATGATTGGGAGCTACCCATGGACTTTTTATGA
- the LOC131019809 gene encoding uncharacterized protein LOC131019809 isoform X6, with the protein MYDCVQSLNLHPQFSSRIYKLGSTTCLRLPKFVKCSVNDSNSTNSARDLGLREGSRGSKGWKDESEMEELAADRGIEEVFKFRATEKDYKLVKEDDIDSEMEGFDGRRRIDAAKSRRQMMRRSSVMAKQVISIRSALTLGFVTQLWVDTSSWVVMVVEVKPSLLSGDSERFLLKEITQVGDVVLVEDEIVMEDDTKLIGLETLVRGYTFSISSGTLESLELDSFGISIIPSSLVSTYALSVDDVLEVFPDTVVVRDAAVSRLQRLTKGFWDGKNKELEEQLDGEGYAERQRKSRKSRRNRRKSVDDDWELPMDFL; encoded by the exons ATGTATGACTGCGTTCAGTCGCTCAATTTGCATCCCCAATTTTCGTCCAGAATCTATAAATTAGGGTCTACAACATGTCTCAGACTGCCCAAATTCGTGAAATGCAGCGTTAATGACTCCAATAGTACCAACTCTGCTCGAGATTTGGGACTACGGGAAGGGAGCAGAGGTAGCAAGGGCTGGAAGGATGAATCGGAAATGGAGGAGCTGGCTGCAGATAGAGGAATCGAGGAAGTCTTCAAGTTTAGAGCTACCGAGAAAGATTATAAATTGGTGAAGGAGGATGATATTGATTCGGAAATGGAGGGATTCGACGGTAGGCGCAGAATTGATGCGGCGAAGAGCAGGAGGCAGATGATGAGGAGATCGAGCGTTATGGCGAAGCAAGTTATCAGCATTCGCTCCGCTCTCACTTTGGGTTTCGTGACTCAGCTATGGGTCGACACCAGCTCA TGGGTTGTAATGGTTGTGGAAGTGAAGCCAAGCTTACTTTCAGGAGACTCTGAAAGGTTTCTTTTGAAGGAGATCACACAG GTGGGAGATGTTGTACTTGTTGAGGATGAGATTGTGATGGAAGATGATACTAAGTTGATTGGACTGGAGACATTG GTGCGTGGCTACACCTTTAGTATCAGTTCAGGCACGTTGGAATCACTTGAGCTCGACTCATTTGGAATTTCCATTATCCCCTCGAGTTTG GTAAGCACCTATGCTTTATCTGTGGATGATGTGCTGGAAGTTTTCCCCGACACGGTTGTTGTTCGTGATGCTGCTGTATCACGCTTACAAAGACTAACCAAG GGGTTTTGGGATGGGAAGAACAAGGAGTTGGAAGAACAATTGGATGGTGAGGGTTATGCAGAAAGACAACGTAAAAGTCGAAAATCGCGCAGAAATAGAAGAAAATCAGTAGATGATGATTGGGAGCTACCCATGGACTTTTTATGA